The bacterium nucleotide sequence CTCGTTGCCGACGAAGTCGTCGCGCAGGTAGTAGTTGAGCAGGCGGGGCGCGCGGGAGTGAGGCGGCTCGGCCGGCGCCGGCGGCGCGGCCAACAGCAGTCCCGCCGATGTCAGGACTGCAATCCATGCCGTCAAGTAGCGCGAACGGTTGACGCTTGCTCTGGTCATCCAGGCTCCAGTGGGGCGGCGGCCGTCAGCCGCCGCGGAGCGCCGGATTATGCCATTTCTGGCAGGTTTGTCAAACAGCAGGCCGGGTGAAGCGGGGCGAGGCCGCCGAGCAGGGACCAGCGTCGCGGGGTCGGTGCCCTGGCCAGGGGGTGCTCCTGCGCTGAGCCGGTGTCACGCGGACAGCGCCGACGCGGCGGGGGGCGCCCGCCGCGGGCTCATTCGTAGCGGAGAGACTCGATCGGGTCGAGGCGACTGGCCTTGACGGCGGGGTAGAGCCCAAAGCCGATCCCCGTGCCCGCCGAGACGACGAGTGCGCCGATCACGTAGAGCACGGGCACGCTGGCGGGCAGACGCATCGTCAGGTGCAGGAGCCAGCCGATGAGGAGTCCGCAGACGACGCCGATTGCGCCGCCCATGCCCGTGAGCGCGGCCGCCTCGACGAGGAAACA carries:
- a CDS encoding ABC transporter permease, producing CFLVEAAALTGMGGAIGVVCGLLIGWLLHLTMRLPASVPVLYVIGALVVSAGTGIGFGLYPAVKASRLDPIESLRYE